Within the Medicago truncatula cultivar Jemalong A17 chromosome 4, MtrunA17r5.0-ANR, whole genome shotgun sequence genome, the region CAGAGCATGACTGTGACCCAACACAGAAATCAAGTTTAGATTTTAGAACCTTTCATTttatgagagagaagaaagaagcaTATTTTTGTGAGATTCCACACGTGtcacttcaatttcaattttaatttcaaaataaatgaaaaaaacattaattaattaataatacattaaatatttttcttctctattCTTCTTTCTCCACCTTACActtaaaaacacacacacaacaaCAATTTCACTTTCACTTCAACAAAcgcaaaaatcaaaaatcaaacaaaaaaaaaacctaagtaattttctctctttatcctttttcttcaattatttatcaatttttgctctattatacaaaattctaaagtttattattattaattactttttcattttctttcttcaacagtattgtgatattttttttttgggaattttttttgtagttgaAAATGGCGAGTTCAGTTGAGAAGGAAGGTTCTGGTGCTGTCGGTGCAGCTGCAGGTGCACCAGAAGAGCCTGTTTCGTTTGAGCTACCTGCTCCATCTGGTTGGACCAAAAAGGTTATTCTAATTTCtgtttgaattttcaattttaggTTAATTTGAATTTCGTGTTGTTGTAATTTCTTGTTAATTCTTTGATTTTCGTGTTGGTATTGTTTAATTTTGTGATTTGTGTCTGTATGATGCTTTGATTTTGGTTTCCATAATTAGggatttggttttgaattttcaagcattttgttgttttcttgaatttttaacTGTTGAATGTGTGTGTTTCAAGATTCATGTCAAAGATTTAGCTATTTTGTTCTCTGAATTTGGGGAATTGTGTACTTTCTGGGTTTTGAATTACCTGCTAGGGTTTACAAGATTCTTACTGTGTCCCTATTTTtgtatttctaattttttttgtgaggTTTATGATTGCAATTCTAGCACTGTGTAGAGGATTTGCATAATTCAAATTGTTGTATAAATTGTGTAATAACTATCATAAGATTTTCAGTCATATTTGTAAccatttattataatattttctgATATTGTGCACTGGATAAACCCACTATTTAACAGccgttttttttaatacttgaaGTAAATTGCAATGATTTGCCCTGAGTTTTACAAACCCATGCAATCgccaatgattttttttttctttattcattttCCATGAAAAACATAACCCCTAACCAACCTGATGTGATCTTCAGTTCCCAATTTCCATACAAACTATTTTTTCTAGGTACATACGTCCTCTGGGTTATTGTATAATACATAACTAGAGGGGCATCTATATTGGCTTTTAATGAGAAGTATTGTTTACTTGTTTTGTTGAGACAAACAGTTGATTGTCATACTGAATGATGTTGTCCGTGTATTCTCCATTACTGCAGTTTTAGATTGGGAATGGTTTTGTATACAGTCCCTATGTGTCCGTTTTTGTGTTTCTTGGTCTTTATGAGCCATGGATACTTGTCTTCAGTGCTCACACCTCTCCCAGGTATAGCCTGATTGGAAGGATTAAAGAGGGATAGAAAAGCCTTCAGACTGAACAAGGTTAATTTGGTGCTATGCTAGTTGCTACTCTCTTACTGAAGTTTAACAGTAAAAGTGCTAGCTTATAACTGCCTATGATGTTTGACTAGGCACTAAAATGCTTAAAATCgtaacaacaaaataattttttgattaagagaagaggaagaaacATTTTTAATTGAGTATTCTCAAGGGTTTAATACACTGTTCTAATCATAAGACATAATTCTTGTTTTATCTTTTAACATCATGAGCACCAAAGTCttataaaagttaaaacttGGAACAAGATCTTGTATGTGTAACAGTTGTTGATTTGTTGCTTGCTATTGCATGagtattaataaattatatttcctTTGCAGTTCTTTCCAAAAAAGTCAGGAACACCCAAGAAAAATGAGATTGTGTTCACTTCACCAACAGGAGAGGAGATCCGTACCAAAAGGCATCTGGAGAAGTATTTGAAAACTAACGGTGGCCCAAACATATCAGAATTTGATTGGGGCACTGGGGAGACTCCAAGAAGATCATCGAGAATTGTTGAGAAGGTCAAGGCAGCTCCTCCAGCAGAGCCAAAAAGTGACCCACCTAAGAAACgtagcagaaagtcatcagctTCAAAGAAAGCAGCTTCTGAGGACGAAGCAGAGGAGACAAATGATGTGGAAATGCAAGAAGCTGGTGAAACTAAGGATGACAAGGATGTAGAGCTGGAAAAGGAAGTTGTTAACGAAAATGAAGATAAGAAGGGAGCAGAGGATGCTGATGTTAAAGAGTCCATTCAACCTGGAGAAACTACGGATGAGGGGAAATCCAACACTGCTGATGGAGATTTGCAAGCATCAAAAGAGAATATTGATGACAAAGGAGCTGAGGGGTCTGGAGTTGTTCAGAATAAGGATGAAGAAAAGACTGGACAGCCAGCAGAGGAGACAAAGCAAGAAGAAAAGATTGGACAGCCAGCGGAGGAGACAAAGCAGGAAGAAAAGATTGAACAGCCAGTGGAGGAGACGAAACAAGAAGAAAAGATCGAACAGCCAGTGGAGGAGACGAAGCAAGATGGTGGATCTGGGGAAGCAGAGAAATCTGAAGCTGCCCCTACTGCTGAGAAAACGGCTGAAGTGGAAGGCGAAAATAAAGAGGACGATAACAGGATCACCCGCGAGGCTGGAGGAGAAACCAAGGAGAAAGACGCGACAAGAGTGCACGATGAAGCAAACTACAAGGTTCACGATATGAACAAGGCTGAATCAGAGGTGACTGTGAATGGAAGCTGAATTGTTGAGGCCAAAGCTCATGAATGAATACAATAAACTCTTGGCTTCTGTCACTCTGACGCCTGTAGATCTATCTGAGGATAactgtagtttttttttttttttttttttttttttttttttttttttaaagaaactgtAGTTTTTGTTGTTAATGTCATTTATCTGATTGTTCATTGAAATGACTATATACAATCATAGAGTAGCCGTATAATGTACCATCATGTATGTTGTGAAGAGACATATAGCTTCTAGTTCCCATGTAACATTGTGTTGTAAGATTCCTGTAATGTGATATGAACCTATAATCATGTGAGACCTTGATCCTAAATATGTGTTTACTCCAATTCAAGTATGTGtttggtaaataaaaaattcaaagtgaCGACTTGCAGTGAGTTAAAGGTGAAGTCCTTTGCAGcgctttttttctttctttttctttctgaagCCATGTCCTTTGCAGTGTTATCCTACGTCATGCCCCAAGTCTCATTTATTTGGAGCCTATTTGcatgttttatttcattttcatatttaattagccaatgatgataataattttaACCATTAGCCTTGAATATGGTTGTGGCCTTAGCCGTGACATTTTTTAATGGCTAAAGTTTGGGTGGTGACATGGTTGCAGTTAATTATCCTTCAGTAGTTTGAGGGAACAACAATATTGCATGTAGTCAAATTTTCAATGACATTacaattaaaattacaattttgtgCCAGACAATTTACATCCAAGCTCAAACTTCATTCATGATCCGTGAAAAATGAGCTTGTTGGTCTTTCTCTTTCCTAAATAAAGCTGTGATGGGACTGCCCCCAAGACACCAAAATTTGGTGAGCCAGCAGAGAAAATTAATGGAATTCTCTATATCtaagatgaaataaaatttcttGTAGCTTCTTCACTCAAGGTTCAAATTCCTTTAAGTTTACCAACCAGCCCTGTCAACGAGGTCCACTTCTCAATTGCAGATGCTGAAGACACAAAGGCAATTTTGGACGACTCCACATCATTCTGAGCAACTGCCAAAAGCATCAGTATTAAGAGttagtgtgtgtgcttgaagaAATCTCAGAGCTATATTTTGAGGAAGACATTACTTgtgcgcgcacacacacactTAAGAAAGTTTATGAGGATAATATATTTGCATGGTTACATATAGACTATTTTTTAGTGTGTTTGGCATTCATTATAAAATGGTTTAAAAATACGTTTGAGTCAATTCAACATCTTCTGTTGAGCATTTTGACAcgtgtgattttaaataaacttGGTAGTTGATATGTATAATTGATTTGGTTGAAATTGAGTttcaaatgaaattattatttttgcatattttatataaacaaGAGAAAGCCTAAATTTGAAATCCAAACACACTTAATTTTCCAGGTGTGAACCATCTAAATCAAGAGAAGGCCTAAACATTGAACAAGATGTCTGAAGATGAACATATTTTCTGCATTGTATGAAGTTTAATTCCTGATTGAATGAAACACACCTGATGAAACCAATGAAGCAAGTGAAGAATTGAATGTGTCCACCTCAGACTTCTCTTCAGGACTTGAACTCAGCTGTTAAGAAGCAGACCAAATAGAGATTAAAGAGTGTGTTTCAAGTTTCAACGACGATAGTATCTCGGGCATGagttttggatttgaattttcCACTTGAAAATTATACTAAAGGCACCAGTTTCCTCAATTTTGAAATTCAGACTCTAATGCTACTATAAGAGCATTTATGTATCAAGGTCAAAATTTAGTGCCAATTATTGCTATTGACTAAGAGATTACATACTGATGTTATTATCCATATTATTGCTAAGAAATTAATAACAGGCAACTTTCTTTCTTGTCTAACTTTCGATGTGAAATTGTTACTAAAGATTTCATAACAAAGGGGTTCACAGTGAATGCATTTAAGTGCATGTTTGAATTGACACGAGTTTCATAGAACCGTGGTGTCACTGTGATTCCAAACATACACAATGAAACGAGATATACCTTATTCAAAGCTATATTAGCTTTTTGCACCCAATCAGCATCCTTGCCTTTCCCTAATACAGAACCAGCTGAAGTTAGATCATTTTGTTCAATTGCTTGACCAACTTCACTCAATTTGTACACCAAGTCTTGAAGATACCCTGCAATTATTTTTCATTCGTTAGTacaaaaaagggaagaaaaaaattgtccctgCTGAACTTGAGAACTCAGCAAAAAAACTGGTGTTTTGAGTTTTTTCATGAAGGAACTTGAGCAAACTACTAGTGCCTTTAAGATGCAGCGAGTAAACaactttattttgatatataagGAT harbors:
- the LOC25493961 gene encoding methyl-CpG-binding domain-containing protein 11; amino-acid sequence: MASSVEKEGSGAVGAAAGAPEEPVSFELPAPSGWTKKFFPKKSGTPKKNEIVFTSPTGEEIRTKRHLEKYLKTNGGPNISEFDWGTGETPRRSSRIVEKVKAAPPAEPKSDPPKKRSRKSSASKKAASEDEAEETNDVEMQEAGETKDDKDVELEKEVVNENEDKKGAEDADVKESIQPGETTDEGKSNTADGDLQASKENIDDKGAEGSGVVQNKDEEKTGQPAEETKQEEKIGQPAEETKQEEKIEQPVEETKQEEKIEQPVEETKQDGGSGEAEKSEAAPTAEKTAEVEGENKEDDNRITREAGGETKEKDATRVHDEANYKVHDMNKAESEVTVNGS